One region of Pseudomonas glycinae genomic DNA includes:
- the rseP gene encoding sigma E protease regulator RseP → MSALYMIAGTLIALGVLVTFHEFGHFWVARRCGVKVLRFSVGFGMPLLRWHDKQGTEFVVAAIPLGGYVKMLDEREGEVPADQLHQSFNRKSVRQRIAIVAAGPVANFLLALVFFWVLAMLGSEQVRPVIGSVEPGSIAATAGLSAGQEIVAIDGEPTSGWAAVNLQLVRRLGESGSLQLLVREQGSTADTPRELALDKWLKGADEPDPIRSLGIRPWRPALPPVLAELDPKGPAQAAGLKTGDRLLTLDGKALDDWQQVVDTVRTRPDTKIVLRVERDGVQIDVPVTLAARGEKKSPSGYLGAGVKAVDWPPEMIREVSYGPLAAIGEGARRTWTMSVLTLDSLKKMLFGELSVKNLSGPITIAKVAGASAQSGVADFLNFLAYLSISLGVLNLLPIPVLDGGHLLFYLIEWARGRPLSDRVQGWGIQIGISLVVGVMLLALVNDLGRL, encoded by the coding sequence ATGAGCGCGCTCTATATGATTGCCGGCACCCTGATCGCTCTGGGTGTGCTGGTCACCTTTCACGAATTCGGCCATTTCTGGGTCGCGCGTCGCTGTGGCGTCAAGGTTCTGCGTTTCTCCGTGGGCTTCGGCATGCCGCTGCTGCGCTGGCATGACAAACAGGGCACCGAGTTCGTGGTCGCGGCCATTCCGCTGGGTGGCTACGTCAAGATGCTTGATGAGCGCGAAGGCGAAGTACCGGCCGATCAGCTTCATCAGTCATTCAATCGCAAGTCCGTACGTCAGCGCATTGCCATCGTCGCGGCCGGCCCTGTGGCCAACTTTCTGCTGGCGCTGGTGTTCTTCTGGGTGCTGGCCATGCTCGGCAGCGAGCAGGTTCGCCCGGTCATCGGTTCTGTCGAGCCCGGCAGCATCGCCGCGACAGCTGGACTGAGCGCCGGTCAGGAAATCGTCGCGATCGACGGTGAGCCGACCTCGGGCTGGGCTGCGGTCAATCTGCAACTGGTGCGGCGTCTGGGCGAAAGCGGTTCACTGCAGTTACTGGTGCGCGAGCAGGGTTCCACGGCTGATACGCCGCGTGAGCTGGCACTCGATAAATGGCTCAAGGGGGCTGACGAGCCGGATCCGATTCGCTCCCTCGGCATTCGCCCTTGGCGTCCGGCGTTGCCGCCAGTTCTTGCCGAACTCGACCCGAAAGGTCCGGCCCAGGCAGCCGGGCTGAAAACCGGCGACCGTCTGCTGACGCTTGATGGCAAGGCGCTGGATGACTGGCAGCAGGTGGTCGACACCGTTCGTACGCGTCCTGATACCAAAATCGTGCTGCGCGTCGAGCGCGACGGTGTTCAAATCGACGTCCCTGTGACATTGGCTGCACGTGGTGAGAAGAAGTCGCCAAGCGGTTACCTGGGGGCGGGCGTGAAGGCTGTCGACTGGCCACCGGAAATGATTCGCGAGGTCAGCTACGGTCCTTTGGCAGCGATTGGTGAGGGTGCCCGTCGTACCTGGACCATGAGCGTCCTGACGCTGGATTCACTGAAGAAAATGCTCTTCGGCGAGCTCTCGGTAAAAAACTTGAGTGGACCGATAACCATTGCTAAAGTGGCGGGCGCTTCTGCCCAGTCGGGCGTCGCTGATTTCCTGAATTTCCTTGCTTATCTGAGTATTAGCCTGGGGGTTCTGAATTTGCTGCCCATTCCTGTGCTGGATGGGGGGCATTTGTTGTTTTATCTGATCGAGTGGGCGCGTGGTCGTCCCTTGTCGGATCGGGTGCAAGGTTGGGGGATACAGATTGGTATCAGCTTGGTGGTCGGAGTGATGTTGCTTGCTCTGGTCAACGATCTGGGTCGTCTGTAA
- the rpsB gene encoding 30S ribosomal protein S2 yields the protein MSQVNMRDMLKAGVHFGHQTRYWNPKMGKYIFGARNKIHIINLEKTLPMFNEALTFVERLAQGKNKILFVGTKRSAGKIVAEEAARCGSPYVDHRWLGGMLTNFKTIRASIKRLRDLEVQAEDGTFAKLTKKEALMRTRDLEKLDRSLGGIKDMGGLPDALFVIDVDHERIAITEANKLGIPVIGVVDTNSSPEGVDYIIPGNDDAIRAIQLYMGSMADAVIRGRNNVAGGTVEFAAEETQAAAE from the coding sequence ATGTCCCAAGTCAACATGCGCGATATGCTGAAGGCCGGTGTGCACTTCGGTCACCAAACCCGTTACTGGAATCCGAAAATGGGTAAATACATTTTCGGCGCGCGTAACAAGATTCACATCATCAACCTTGAAAAAACTCTGCCAATGTTCAACGAAGCTCTGACTTTCGTAGAGCGTCTGGCCCAGGGCAAAAACAAGATTCTGTTCGTCGGCACCAAGCGTTCCGCTGGCAAGATCGTTGCTGAAGAAGCAGCACGTTGCGGTTCGCCGTACGTCGATCACCGCTGGTTGGGCGGCATGCTGACCAACTTCAAGACCATCCGTGCTTCCATCAAGCGTCTGCGTGACCTTGAAGTACAAGCCGAAGACGGTACTTTCGCCAAGCTGACCAAGAAAGAAGCGCTGATGCGCACTCGCGATCTTGAGAAGCTGGATCGCTCCCTGGGCGGCATCAAGGACATGGGCGGTCTGCCAGACGCACTGTTCGTGATCGACGTTGACCACGAGCGCATCGCGATCACCGAAGCCAACAAGCTGGGCATCCCGGTCATCGGCGTTGTCGATACCAACAGCAGCCCGGAAGGCGTTGACTACATCATCCCAGGCAACGATGACGCAATCCGCGCTATCCAGCTGTACATGGGTTCGATGGCTGACGCAGTCATCCGCGGTCGCAACAACGTTGCTGGCGGTACTGTAGAATTCGCAGCTGAAGAAACTCAGGCTGCAGCTGAGTAA
- the tsf gene encoding translation elongation factor Ts, with translation MAAITAALVKELRERTGEGMMDCKKALEKAGGDIEKAIDDMRASGAIKAAKKAGNVAAEGAIAIKDDGKAAVLIEVNSQTDFLALQDDFKNFVAASVDKAFADKLTDAAPLIAAQEAAREALVAKVGENVNIRRLVRVEGDVVGTYLHGNKIGVAVVLKGGDVELAKDIAMHVAASNPEFLLPSQVSDEAIEREKAVFLQLNEEKIKGKPENIVENMVKGRISKFLAEASLVEQAFVKNPEIKVGELAKKGGAEIVSFTYFKVGEGIEKPVDNFAEEVAAQLAAAKQ, from the coding sequence ATGGCAGCAATTACTGCAGCGTTGGTCAAAGAACTGCGCGAGCGTACCGGCGAAGGCATGATGGATTGCAAGAAAGCCCTGGAAAAGGCTGGCGGCGACATCGAAAAAGCCATTGATGACATGCGTGCTTCGGGCGCCATCAAGGCTGCCAAGAAAGCTGGCAACGTTGCCGCTGAAGGCGCTATCGCCATCAAGGACGACGGCAAGGCTGCCGTTCTGATCGAAGTCAACTCGCAGACCGACTTCCTGGCTCTGCAGGACGACTTCAAAAACTTCGTTGCTGCCAGCGTCGACAAAGCATTCGCTGACAAGCTGACCGACGCTGCTCCGCTGATCGCTGCTCAAGAAGCTGCTCGCGAAGCACTGGTTGCCAAAGTAGGCGAGAACGTCAACATTCGTCGCCTGGTGCGCGTAGAAGGCGACGTCGTCGGCACCTACCTGCACGGCAACAAGATCGGTGTTGCTGTTGTCCTGAAAGGCGGCGACGTCGAGCTGGCCAAAGACATCGCGATGCACGTTGCTGCAAGCAACCCTGAGTTCCTGCTGCCTTCGCAAGTCTCCGACGAAGCGATTGAGCGTGAAAAAGCTGTGTTCCTGCAGCTGAACGAAGAAAAAATCAAAGGCAAGCCAGAAAACATTGTTGAGAACATGGTCAAGGGCCGTATCAGCAAGTTCCTGGCAGAAGCGAGCCTGGTTGAGCAGGCGTTCGTCAAGAACCCTGAAATCAAGGTTGGCGAGCTGGCCAAGAAAGGCGGCGCTGAAATCGTTTCCTTCACCTACTTCAAAGTAGGCGAAGGCATCGAGAAGCCGGTCGACAACTTCGCTGAAGAAGTTGCTGCCCAGCTGGCTGCCGCCAAGCAATAA
- the map gene encoding type I methionyl aminopeptidase, with protein MTVTLKTPEDIAGMRVAGKLAADVLEMIAEHVKPGVTTDELNQICHDYIVNVQQAIPAPLNYKGYPKSICTSINHVVCHGIPNDKPLKNGDTLNIDVTVIKDGYHGDTSRMFHVGTVPVWAERLSQVTQECMYKAIEIVKPGCRLGDIGEIIQKHAEKNGFSVVREFCGHGIGKVFHEEPQILHYGRAGTGMELKAGMTFTIEPMINQGKADTKVLGDGWTAITKDRKLSAQWEHTLLVTDTGYEIFTLRSDDTIPRISA; from the coding sequence ATGACCGTCACCCTCAAAACCCCCGAGGACATCGCTGGCATGCGTGTCGCCGGCAAACTGGCCGCCGATGTGCTGGAAATGATTGCCGAGCACGTCAAGCCGGGCGTGACCACCGATGAGCTGAACCAGATCTGCCACGACTATATCGTCAACGTGCAGCAGGCCATCCCCGCCCCGCTCAACTACAAGGGCTACCCGAAGTCGATCTGCACCTCGATCAACCACGTGGTCTGCCACGGTATCCCGAACGACAAGCCGTTGAAAAACGGCGACACCCTGAACATCGATGTCACCGTGATCAAGGACGGCTACCACGGCGACACCAGCCGCATGTTCCACGTCGGCACCGTGCCGGTCTGGGCCGAGCGCCTGTCGCAGGTCACCCAGGAATGCATGTACAAGGCGATCGAAATCGTCAAACCCGGCTGCCGCCTCGGTGACATCGGCGAAATCATTCAGAAGCACGCGGAAAAGAACGGCTTCTCGGTGGTGCGTGAATTCTGCGGCCACGGCATCGGCAAGGTGTTCCACGAAGAACCGCAGATCCTGCACTACGGCCGCGCCGGCACCGGCATGGAACTGAAGGCCGGCATGACCTTCACCATCGAGCCGATGATCAACCAGGGCAAGGCCGACACCAAAGTACTGGGCGACGGCTGGACCGCGATCACCAAGGATCGCAAGCTGTCGGCACAGTGGGAACACACTTTGCTTGTCACCGACACTGGCTACGAGATCTTCACCCTGCGCAGCGACGACACGATCCCGCGCATCTCGGCCTGA
- the bamA gene encoding outer membrane protein assembly factor BamA, with protein MKRLLLTAVLTVLMIAEVHAESFTISDIRVNGLQRVSAGSVFGALPLNVGEQADDRRLVESTRALFKTGFFQDIQLGREGNVLVITVVERPSVASIEIEGNKAISTEDLMKGLKQSGLAEGEIFQRATLEGVRNELQRQYVAQGRYSATVDTEVVSQPRNRVGLKVKINEGTVAAIQHINVVGNTVFPEEDLTDLFELKTTNWLSFFKNDDKYAREKLSGDLERLRSYYLDRGYINMDIASTQVSITPDKKHVYITVNVNEGEKYTVRDVKLSGDLKVPEDQVKSLLLVQKGQVFSRKLMTTTSELITRRLGNEGYTFANVNGVPQPHDEDHTVDILFAVDPGKRAYVNRINFRGNTKSEDEVLRREMRQMEGGWASTYLIDQSKTRLERLGFFKEVNVETPAVPGVDDQVDVNYSVEEQASGSITASVGFAQSAGLILGGSITQNNFLGTGNRVSVGLTRSEYQSRYNFGYVDPYWTADGVSLGYNAFYRTTDYKDLDVDVASYAVDSLGAGVNVGYPISETSRLTFGLSAQQDKIKTGKYTVDEIFDFVNKEGDNYLNFKASAGWSESTLNKGVLPTRGRSQSLTLETTIPGSDLSFYKLDYRGQLFQPISENYTLRLHTELGYGDGYGSTDGLPFYENYYAGGFNSVRGFKDSTLGPRSTPSRGTNPGTSVDPDQDPLPFGGNVLIQGGVEVLFPLPFVKDQRSLRTSVFWDVGNVFDSQCKDTTNANGSSSNTKCNDISLSNMASSVGVGVTWVTALGPLSFALAMPIKKPDEAETQVFQFSLGQTF; from the coding sequence ATGAAACGTCTGCTGCTAACTGCGGTTCTCACCGTATTGATGATCGCCGAAGTTCACGCCGAGTCCTTCACTATCTCTGATATTCGCGTCAATGGCCTCCAGCGGGTCTCCGCGGGTAGCGTCTTTGGTGCCTTGCCGTTGAACGTCGGCGAGCAGGCGGATGATCGTCGCCTGGTGGAATCCACTCGTGCGTTGTTCAAAACCGGTTTCTTTCAAGATATCCAGCTGGGCCGCGAAGGCAACGTCCTGGTGATCACTGTCGTCGAGCGTCCCTCGGTCGCCAGCATCGAGATCGAAGGCAACAAGGCGATCTCCACCGAAGACCTGATGAAAGGCCTCAAGCAATCCGGTCTGGCCGAAGGCGAGATCTTCCAGCGCGCGACCCTTGAAGGTGTGCGTAACGAGCTGCAGCGTCAATACGTTGCACAAGGTCGTTACTCGGCTACCGTCGATACCGAAGTGGTGTCGCAGCCGCGCAACCGCGTCGGCCTGAAAGTGAAGATCAACGAAGGCACCGTCGCCGCCATTCAGCACATCAACGTGGTGGGCAACACGGTTTTCCCCGAGGAAGACCTGACCGACCTGTTCGAACTGAAAACCACCAACTGGCTGTCGTTCTTCAAGAACGACGACAAGTACGCTCGTGAAAAGCTGTCCGGTGACCTGGAGCGTCTGCGTTCCTACTACCTGGATCGCGGCTATATCAACATGGATATCGCTTCGACCCAGGTGTCCATCACCCCGGACAAGAAGCACGTCTACATCACCGTCAACGTCAACGAAGGCGAGAAGTACACTGTTCGTGACGTCAAGCTCAGCGGTGACCTGAAAGTCCCTGAGGACCAGGTCAAATCCCTGTTGCTGGTGCAGAAAGGCCAGGTGTTCTCGCGCAAGCTGATGACCACCACGTCCGAACTGATCACCCGTCGTCTGGGCAACGAGGGTTACACCTTCGCCAACGTCAACGGCGTGCCACAACCGCACGACGAAGATCACACCGTCGATATCCTGTTTGCCGTCGATCCGGGCAAGCGTGCCTACGTCAACCGCATTAACTTCCGTGGCAACACCAAGTCCGAGGACGAAGTGCTGCGCCGTGAAATGCGTCAGATGGAAGGTGGCTGGGCTTCAACCTACCTGATCGATCAGTCCAAGACCCGTCTGGAGCGTCTGGGCTTCTTTAAAGAGGTCAACGTCGAAACCCCGGCCGTGCCAGGTGTCGACGACCAGGTTGACGTGAACTACAGCGTTGAAGAGCAGGCCTCCGGTTCGATCACTGCCAGCGTCGGTTTCGCCCAGAGCGCCGGTCTGATCCTCGGTGGTTCGATCACCCAGAACAACTTCCTCGGTACCGGTAACCGCGTCAGCGTCGGTCTGACCCGCAGCGAATACCAGAGCCGCTACAACTTCGGCTACGTTGACCCCTACTGGACCGCCGATGGCGTGAGCCTGGGTTACAACGCGTTCTACCGCACCACCGACTACAAAGACCTCGACGTCGACGTAGCGAGTTATGCGGTCGACAGCCTGGGTGCCGGCGTGAACGTGGGCTACCCGATCAGCGAGACTTCACGATTGACCTTTGGTCTGTCCGCTCAACAGGACAAGATCAAGACCGGTAAGTACACCGTTGACGAGATTTTCGACTTCGTTAACAAGGAAGGTGATAACTACCTGAACTTCAAGGCATCGGCCGGCTGGTCCGAGTCGACCTTGAACAAGGGTGTATTGCCAACCCGTGGCCGTTCCCAGAGCTTGACGCTGGAAACCACGATTCCAGGCAGCGACCTGTCGTTCTACAAGCTCGACTACCGTGGTCAGTTGTTCCAGCCGATCAGCGAAAACTACACCCTGCGTCTGCACACCGAGCTGGGCTATGGTGACGGCTACGGTTCGACCGACGGCTTGCCGTTCTATGAAAACTACTATGCTGGTGGTTTCAACTCGGTACGTGGCTTTAAAGACAGCACGCTCGGTCCGCGCAGTACCCCGAGCCGTGGCACCAACCCGGGTACATCGGTAGACCCGGACCAGGACCCGCTGCCGTTCGGTGGCAATGTCCTGATTCAGGGCGGCGTGGAAGTTCTGTTCCCGCTACCGTTCGTCAAGGATCAACGCTCTCTGCGTACGTCGGTATTCTGGGATGTGGGTAACGTGTTCGATTCGCAGTGCAAGGACACTACCAACGCCAATGGCTCGTCGTCGAACACCAAGTGCAACGACATCAGTCTGAGCAACATGGCCAGCTCCGTCGGTGTCGGTGTGACCTGGGTCACCGCGCTGGGCCCGCTGAGCTTTGCCCTGGCGATGCCGATCAAGAAACCGGATGAAGCTGAAACTCAAGTGTTCCAATTCTCCCTGGGCCAGACGTTCTAA
- the pyrH gene encoding UMP kinase, giving the protein MAQQGSGYQARYKRILLKLSGEALMGSEEFGIDPKVLDRMALEVGQLVGIGVQVGLVIGGGNLFRGEALSKAGMDRVTGDHMGMLATVMNALAMRDALERANISAIVMSAISMVGVTDHYDRRKAMRHLNSKDVVIFAAGTGNPFFTTDSAACLRAIEIDADVVLKATKVDGVYTADPFKDPHAEKFDHLTYDEVLDRKLGVMDLTAICLCRDHKMPLRVFNMNKPGALLNIVHGGAEGTLIEEVQQ; this is encoded by the coding sequence ATGGCTCAGCAGGGCAGTGGTTATCAGGCTCGCTATAAACGCATTCTACTCAAGCTTAGCGGCGAGGCCCTGATGGGCTCGGAAGAGTTCGGGATCGATCCGAAAGTGCTGGATCGCATGGCGCTGGAAGTCGGCCAGCTGGTCGGTATCGGCGTTCAGGTCGGTCTGGTGATTGGTGGTGGCAACCTGTTCCGCGGTGAAGCGCTGAGCAAGGCCGGCATGGATCGGGTCACGGGCGACCACATGGGCATGCTGGCCACTGTGATGAACGCCCTGGCCATGCGCGACGCGCTGGAACGTGCCAATATCTCGGCCATCGTGATGTCGGCCATTTCCATGGTTGGCGTGACCGACCACTATGACCGTCGCAAGGCCATGCGCCACCTGAACTCCAAGGATGTGGTGATTTTCGCGGCCGGTACCGGCAATCCGTTCTTTACCACGGATTCGGCAGCCTGTCTGCGCGCCATTGAAATCGACGCGGACGTCGTGCTCAAGGCGACCAAGGTCGATGGCGTCTACACCGCTGACCCGTTCAAAGACCCGCATGCCGAGAAGTTCGATCATCTGACATACGATGAAGTGCTGGATCGCAAGCTGGGTGTAATGGATCTGACGGCTATCTGCCTGTGCCGCGATCACAAGATGCCGCTGCGCGTATTTAACATGAACAAGCCGGGCGCCCTGCTGAACATCGTGCATGGTGGCGCTGAAGGCACTCTGATCGAGGAAGTCCAACAATGA
- the frr gene encoding ribosome recycling factor has translation MINEIKKDAKERMTKSVESLAHNFGRIRTGQAHPSILEGVMVPYYGADTPIKQVANITVKDARTLQVVAFERNMLGAVDKAIGSAGLNLNPTNLGELLLISMPALTEETRRGFTKQARDVAEDARVAVRNIRRDANSSLKDLVKEKEISEDEERRAAGEIDDLTKKFVAEIDAKLAEKEKDLMAV, from the coding sequence ATGATCAACGAAATCAAGAAAGACGCCAAAGAGCGCATGACGAAATCCGTTGAGTCCCTGGCTCACAACTTCGGCCGTATCCGTACCGGTCAGGCACACCCAAGCATCCTGGAAGGTGTGATGGTGCCTTACTACGGCGCTGATACCCCGATCAAGCAAGTGGCCAACATCACCGTCAAGGATGCCCGTACGCTGCAAGTCGTTGCGTTCGAGCGCAACATGCTGGGCGCCGTCGACAAGGCTATCGGTAGCGCGGGTCTGAACCTGAACCCGACCAATCTGGGTGAGCTGCTGCTGATCAGCATGCCGGCCCTGACCGAAGAAACCCGTCGCGGTTTCACCAAGCAGGCGCGTGACGTGGCAGAAGACGCCCGTGTTGCCGTGCGCAACATCCGTCGCGATGCGAACAGCTCCCTGAAGGATCTGGTCAAGGAAAAGGAAATCAGCGAAGACGAAGAGCGTCGCGCCGCAGGCGAGATCGACGACCTGACCAAGAAGTTCGTGGCTGAAATCGACGCCAAGCTGGCCGAGAAAGAAAAAGACCTGATGGCCGTATAA
- the ispC gene encoding 1-deoxy-D-xylulose-5-phosphate reductoisomerase translates to MSRPQQITVLGATGSIGLSTLDVIARHPDRYQAFALSGFTRLSELFALCVRHLPKYAVVPEAGAARNLQDDLRAAGLSTQVLVGEEGLCQVAAAPEVDAVMAAIVGAAGLRPTLAAVEAGKKILLANKEALVMSGALFMQAVRKSGSVLLPIDSEHNAIFQCMPQDFARGLGNVGVRRILLTASGGPFRQTPMAELAHVSPDQACAHPNWSMGRKISVDSASMMNKGLELIEACWLFDARPSQVEVVIHPQSVIHSLVDYVDGSVLAQLGNPDMRTPIANALAWPERIDSGVAPLDLFAVARLDFEAPDEERFPCLRLARQAAEAGNSAPAMLNAANEVAVAAFLDGRVRYLEIASIIEEVLNLEPVVALDDLDAVFTADATARTLAGQWLTRYGR, encoded by the coding sequence GTGAGTCGCCCACAGCAGATTACCGTCCTGGGCGCGACCGGATCGATCGGTCTGAGTACGCTGGACGTTATCGCTCGGCATCCGGATCGTTATCAGGCTTTCGCCCTGAGCGGTTTTACCCGTCTGAGCGAACTGTTTGCCCTGTGTGTTCGCCATCTCCCCAAATATGCGGTAGTGCCGGAGGCCGGTGCTGCCCGCAACCTGCAGGACGATTTACGAGCCGCTGGCCTGTCGACGCAGGTGCTGGTTGGCGAGGAAGGCTTGTGTCAGGTCGCTGCTGCGCCTGAGGTGGATGCCGTCATGGCGGCCATTGTCGGCGCGGCGGGTTTGCGCCCGACTCTGGCGGCTGTCGAGGCGGGCAAGAAGATTCTTCTGGCCAACAAGGAAGCGCTGGTCATGTCCGGCGCCTTGTTCATGCAGGCGGTGCGCAAGAGCGGCTCGGTCCTGTTGCCGATCGACAGCGAACACAACGCAATTTTCCAGTGCATGCCGCAGGACTTTGCTCGCGGGCTGGGTAACGTCGGGGTTCGTCGGATTTTGCTGACAGCTTCCGGTGGTCCTTTCCGGCAGACGCCAATGGCCGAATTGGCGCATGTTTCACCGGACCAGGCCTGTGCCCACCCGAACTGGTCGATGGGGCGCAAGATTTCCGTGGATTCGGCCAGCATGATGAACAAAGGGCTCGAATTGATCGAAGCCTGCTGGTTGTTCGATGCCAGACCTTCGCAAGTTGAAGTGGTGATTCATCCGCAGAGTGTGATTCATTCACTGGTCGACTATGTGGACGGTTCGGTGCTGGCGCAGCTGGGCAATCCCGACATGCGCACGCCGATTGCCAATGCATTGGCATGGCCGGAGCGTATCGATTCGGGCGTGGCGCCTCTGGATCTGTTCGCTGTAGCACGCCTGGATTTCGAAGCGCCCGACGAAGAGCGCTTCCCGTGCCTGCGGCTTGCGCGGCAGGCGGCCGAGGCGGGAAACAGCGCCCCGGCCATGCTCAATGCGGCGAATGAAGTGGCGGTTGCGGCGTTTCTCGACGGACGGGTTCGCTACCTGGAAATCGCGAGTATCATCGAGGAGGTCTTGAATCTGGAGCCTGTGGTGGCGCTGGATGATCTCGATGCGGTGTTCACCGCCGATGCAACCGCCCGTACATTGGCCGGGCAGTGGCTGACTCGTTACGGCCGGTAG
- the uppS gene encoding polyprenyl diphosphate synthase has protein sequence MDKTKQTAPSTVPRHVAIIMDGNNRWAKKRFMPGVAGHKAGVDAVRAVIEVCAEAKVEVLTLFAFSSENWQRPADEVSALMDLFFKALRREAKRLNDNNISLRIIGDRTRFHPELQAAMREAEAMTAGANRFILQIAANYGGQWDIAQAAQRLAREVQAGHLRPEDITPDLLQTCLVTGDLPLPDLCIRTGGEHRISNFLLWQLAYAELYFSDLFWPDFKHEAMRNALADFALRQRRFGKTSEQVEAGARV, from the coding sequence ATGGACAAGACCAAGCAGACTGCGCCGTCCACGGTGCCGCGCCATGTCGCGATCATCATGGATGGCAATAATCGCTGGGCGAAAAAACGCTTTATGCCGGGTGTCGCCGGGCATAAGGCTGGCGTGGATGCTGTGCGGGCGGTGATCGAGGTGTGTGCCGAGGCCAAGGTCGAAGTGCTCACCCTGTTCGCCTTTTCCAGTGAAAACTGGCAGCGTCCGGCTGACGAGGTCAGCGCCTTGATGGACCTGTTCTTCAAGGCGCTGCGTCGTGAAGCCAAACGCCTGAACGACAACAACATCAGTCTGCGCATCATCGGCGACCGTACGCGGTTTCATCCCGAGCTTCAGGCAGCCATGCGTGAGGCTGAAGCGATGACCGCTGGTGCCAACCGCTTCATTCTGCAGATCGCCGCCAATTACGGCGGTCAGTGGGACATTGCGCAAGCGGCGCAGCGTCTGGCGCGTGAAGTTCAGGCGGGTCATCTGCGACCGGAAGACATCACGCCGGATCTGCTGCAGACCTGTCTGGTCACTGGTGATCTGCCGTTGCCCGACCTGTGCATCCGCACCGGCGGCGAGCATCGCATCAGCAACTTCCTCTTGTGGCAGTTGGCTTACGCCGAGTTGTACTTCTCCGACCTGTTCTGGCCGGACTTCAAACACGAAGCCATGCGCAATGCGCTGGCCGATTTCGCTTTGCGCCAGCGTCGCTTCGGTAAAACGAGTGAGCAGGTCGAAGCTGGAGCCCGGGTTTAA
- a CDS encoding OmpH family outer membrane protein has translation MRKLTQLVLLASVLVAGPAFADMKIAVLNYQMALLESDAAKKYAVDAEKKFGPQLTKLKTLESSAKGIQDRLMAGGDKMQQGERERLELEFKQKARDFQFQSKELNEAKAVADREMLKQLKPKLDSAVEEVIKKGGFDLVFERGAVIDVKPQYDITRQVIERMNQLK, from the coding sequence GTGCGTAAGTTGACTCAATTGGTTCTCCTGGCCTCCGTACTGGTGGCAGGCCCGGCATTTGCCGACATGAAAATCGCCGTTCTGAACTATCAGATGGCACTGCTGGAATCCGACGCAGCCAAGAAGTACGCCGTAGATGCGGAGAAAAAGTTCGGCCCGCAACTGACCAAGCTCAAGACACTGGAAAGCAGCGCCAAGGGTATTCAGGATCGTCTGATGGCCGGTGGTGACAAGATGCAGCAGGGCGAACGCGAGCGTCTGGAGCTTGAGTTCAAGCAAAAGGCGCGTGACTTCCAGTTCCAGTCCAAGGAACTGAATGAAGCAAAAGCCGTTGCCGACCGCGAAATGCTCAAGCAACTGAAGCCGAAACTGGATAGCGCAGTGGAAGAAGTCATCAAGAAAGGTGGTTTTGACCTGGTGTTCGAGCGTGGCGCAGTGATCGATGTCAAGCCTCAGTACGACATCACGCGCCAGGTTATCGAGCGCATGAATCAGCTGAAGTAA
- a CDS encoding phosphatidate cytidylyltransferase, whose translation MLKQRIITALILLPIALGGFFLLEGSGFALFIGLVVSLGAWEWARLAGFTAQAFRVGYAAVVALMLFVMYILPGLAPWVLGASVIWWALATWLVLTYPRSSERWSSAASKLVIGLLILLPAWQGLVLIKQYPLGNWLIMAVMVLVWGADIGAYFSGRAFGKRKLAPQVSPGKSWEGVYGGLALSLVITTLVALFRDWTVAQLFKGLIGAAVIVFISVVGDLTESMFKRQSGIKDSSNLLPGHGGVLDRIDSLTAAIPVFAVLLWMAAS comes from the coding sequence ATGCTTAAACAACGCATCATCACTGCACTGATTCTGTTGCCGATCGCCCTGGGCGGTTTTTTCCTGCTCGAAGGTTCCGGCTTTGCTCTGTTCATCGGGCTGGTCGTGAGTCTGGGTGCCTGGGAGTGGGCGCGTCTGGCCGGTTTCACCGCGCAGGCATTTCGTGTCGGCTACGCGGCGGTCGTCGCGCTGATGCTGTTTGTCATGTACATCCTTCCGGGGCTGGCGCCTTGGGTGCTGGGTGCTTCGGTAATCTGGTGGGCACTGGCGACCTGGCTGGTGCTGACGTATCCGCGTTCCAGCGAGCGCTGGTCCAGTGCCGCCAGCAAACTGGTGATCGGCTTGCTGATTCTGTTGCCTGCCTGGCAGGGGCTGGTGCTGATCAAGCAGTACCCGCTCGGTAACTGGTTGATCATGGCAGTGATGGTGCTGGTCTGGGGGGCTGATATCGGGGCGTACTTCTCCGGTCGTGCATTCGGCAAGCGCAAGCTGGCGCCGCAAGTCAGTCCCGGCAAAAGTTGGGAAGGCGTGTATGGCGGTCTGGCGCTGAGCCTGGTCATCACCACCCTGGTCGCACTGTTCCGTGACTGGACGGTGGCGCAACTGTTCAAGGGGTTGATCGGTGCAGCGGTGATTGTCTTCATCTCTGTGGTGGGTGATCTGACCGAAAGCATGTTCAAGCGCCAGTCCGGCATCAAGGACAGCAGTAATCTGCTGCCGGGGCATGGTGGCGTGCTGGATCGCATCGACAGCCTGACGGCGGCGATCCCGGTCTTTGCAGTGCTGTTGTGGATGGCGGCATCGTGA